GATTAGGTTTTTTCAGCTATTAGTTTATTGGGCATCAtacgagtcatgtgatcaacaacaggaagttactgctggtggaaaagacttttgtgcaaaaaatgtatctatacatttttactttgtccccagttttcatttcatataatttctttttttatttcatttattttagttgaatTTTATTGTATCTTATATCCTGAGTGCTGACTGTGGGGGCTGGTGGTTTTCAATGTTTGctttaaagtatattttctaTGTTTCATATACACAAAAacttaataaatatattgttaaaaaaaaaataaataaataaaataaaataggttgATGTTCAGTGACCCCGAATCAAAACTGGGTTAGGAAAAAATTATATGATATTTCTAGAATTTTCTGACATcaggtcaataaaaaaaatttgaattataccaaaaagccttttctgttttcagaaacaagccttttaaaatgaactccACTGGTTCTGATAAGAAGCTCTGATATTAAGCTGCAAAACAGGGACATTATCTGTTATTAAATCTGTGCACTGGGTATGTATACATTTGAGCTTATGTGGATTTCAAAAAGTCCACCATAAATTCAAACATGTGcaccttttcttgtttttaagattCATTAAAGTTGCATCTTAAACAGCAGCTTAATGCATCATTCACAGTTCAGGATGAATATGATAATAAAGACCATGATGAAAAACCCAAACCTCTGATGTTATGTGAACAAAGAACCCTGTTAGAAAACTACCAGGAGTCTCGTTACAGTTTGGTGAAAATCATTTATCCAAACACCATCAATAACTCAAGACTTCTACAtctaatattgttttttgttttttcctgtcacAACAGGAAGTCCTTATTTCTCATATTTAATGACTTTAAATATCTATGAAAACTCAATTCTGATATTTTCAGTTTACAAACCCGTTTCttgtttccaaaaatattcaaatttctgattttaatattcaaaagcATCATGGCATTCGACCACTGTTGGAATACTTCTTCAGTATTTCACCAAAGTGTTGCATCTACTTTGTTAATCTACTTTGGTCTATCTGATAAATTCAATCTACTGGCTAAAAATCTATAGATCACTTGGATCACTGCACCGAAGAGAAAGCATGCTGtcttaaaaacactttatctgTTAATCAGTAAAGAGCGATTTTCTCATCTCGTCCCTGAAAGAAGGGGAGCAGTGTGGATTacaccgtgtgtgtgtgtgtgtgtgtgtgtgcgtgtgtgtgtgtgtgtgtgtgagattaTCGCTGCTGTAAAAGGGCCGATCGGAGGTCACAGGTCCTGCCCGTGCATCTGCTGCTGCATCTTCTGCAGCATCTGCTGCATCCTCCTCAGCTGCAGAGGACCAGCCAcatggagaggagaggagaggagaggagaggagaggagaggagaggagaggagaggagaggattTTAACATCgatttatgtgacaaaccaacacaaagtagtgcgtAACTGTGAAAGGAATGGAAATGATGCATTATGTTTTATATTAGTTACCAAAATGTAAACGGTATTGACCACTCTGGGGTCTAATACccccaaataaaatcaattgcAATTAATTTCCTTCAAAACTTAACTAATAATTAAACAATCCAGCTGCGAAACTGAATCCCAGTAGAAATGGATCTGTTAGAAAATATTAGTGACATTAGTGGATTTATGCAAATGATAAAGatctaaataatgttttgaaacaTGGATATAACAGCAAATGCAGGTTGTTGGGggttttattgctatttttttcttatcattcaagctgcagtatgtaactttgataaaaatatactttttacatatttattgaaactatCACTGTGTTGTGATAAtttggtatgagacagataacctCTAAAGAAAATGGAGTTCCTCTTatttctcccagtgctaattagaaacaaccagtcaaaGCCAGGAGGCGGATCTTAATGCTGTTAATCAACCTCCATGTGTTGCTGCTCATTCCCTTTACCCTCTTCTAGCAGAGTCtgggctagttagcatggccaccaacgATGCTGGATTAACTCTTTTcatgtaacagtaagttgttccTCCACTATCAGAACATTGAGCAGCgggtacatgaggatgattgacagcgctaagaccttcttcctggttctgattggttgtttcatattacactgtcacaacatgtCATCTTCCTTAAACAgtaggagaaaaaaacacttttggcaaaaaatgtaTTACGCCATTTTCTTAGGAAGGTGACCATATAGATATAATATATCTCTTTTTTCCTtatctaaaagttacatactgcagctttaagttgGAAACTTTATGCTTtcctttttattacattttctacaaatttcAACATCCCATAGAagaaattatagatttttttgtgtgttttgttcatgtttttttttttgtttgtttgtttttttccaacgTTCATGTAACGTTAGTGGCTCAGATTATCCAAATACCAACACAAGAACCAGTTTTGAGATTTATTTGTGTATAAACCAAATATGTTATTTTCCTCCActtcacatttacacacaacCTGTTTCGGTCTATTAGGAAAACATAttggaaaacacattaaatttaGTTGATGCATTGAggaaaaatgagacaaaattcaagaaattctcattatttttgcaagatGACAGTAGTGTGTGTCTTCTGCCACTCACTTCTTCGTCTTTCCTCTTGATAAGCTTCTCTGTCTCCACGGCGGGCGTGGACAGCGGCAGGATGGGGGCGGGACTCTCCACGCGCTTATCCGCATTCATCTTACtgtaacaggaaaaaaactaatgtgACCAATAAGAAGGGGCGGCACTGGATCTGGCTGCTTTAtgacaaactgtttaaaagaagattttacCTTTACTTGTTCATTTcttcatttacaacaaaaaaatagcatCTTGACTGCAGTTCTATATTACTGGACAGACGTTATGAACCTGCAGGTTTAGTACAATATGTTTGGGTCTTTACTTAATTAAAATAGTGAGGTTAATATGTATcattcttatttatatttttggacaATATTTCTGAAAGTGTGAGCATCATAAACACAGAACAACAGGATTAAACAAATTAAGTTCAATTTTAGATATATTCTTGTTTGCTGTCATGCCAACAGTGGGAGAAAACGgctaaaacagataaaagtgaCACTCCAACCCAAAGTGTCAGAAAAAAAGTGTAGTAgtagagaagaaagaaatgggAGCAATTGAGCTGAGACACAAGGAAGGAAGAACGCagcataaaatctgaattttaatgtttaccTAAAAAAGCTCTATAGCTGTGACAGACACACAGCTGTGGTTTCCCTGCTGCTTTTACGAAATTGAAATAAGAACAAACATATAAACACGTGTTATAAATATCAATAGCATAGTTATAAACATAATAACACAGCAGTGGGTGATAATGCTGCAAGTCCCTCATCACTGTGATCACACTTATACTTTTGGAGTTCAGCAATTGAATCATATTgtacaattttatgttttcatcttttgctttacatttctgcttcaaTGCTGTAACACAGTGAAGCTGAGCGTTGTGCTGTCAGACCTCCAGAGTGCTGAAGGTATTTTTATGGCCCAGCTCTCTGATCTCCAACAGCATCCTGCTCCAAGGCTGCTTTCACCCACACTCATCTACAGACACATTCCACAGAGGAGCATCCATCCCACACTAGGGACACTTTGTGTGGAGCCTCTTCCAcagcttttgatttttatttatgtttttttagattGCATCTTGCACCCAGCTGCTCtaaaaggatttctcttttactTATCAGTTCTGGTTTGGTctgtttaacataaaaaaaaaatcattaatgtTAAAAGCATTAACATTATCTAGAACACTTTTAAGGTTTTCATAGCATTACACAAGAATGACATTAAAACtgctcaaacacacactgactGTCTAACACACAGCAGGTTAGTTTCTGCTTCAAAAGACAATGGAGGCTGGAAGAGACtactgttgtgttcaagttgtgctaaaaggtcCAGCGATGCACcaatccaatattaatatctctATCGGTCctgatactgaaaaaaaatattgtagatTAGACGTTGGTGGCAATGTGCCCAATCCACAAGAGAGTATCTATTCAGTCTAgttctatgttttatttgtcatcATCTATTGAATTCCttattgcactttctgaaccatttgaaagacgGTTTGTTGCAGGTTAATTTTTGCATGTTCGACCAAAGTAATCAACCTGTTGACTGTCAGTTTTACTTTACACTGGCTGTTCTACTCCTAATCGCTCTGACTGAACAGATtagagttgttttgtttttacatgtttgaccaagctggTGAAGCTGTTGATGTGAaatgtactggtgcagagttatcaaataaatgtgtaattcagtacatttatggctgtttaaagacaaagaaacatttaaagtcTATTCAGGTGTTTCTCTGCGTCAGATTGTTATCGGCCGACACTAAACCTGAGATAACTGTATggtattggaagtgaaaaaagtggatttctTAAAAGGAGATACCCTATCAGCAAAGCTATTCAAGCATAacatagcatctcaatgctaaacatgtagcagctaatgctaatgtcagcgtccacagtccacatttctaaagaagctccatgaatgatcagaaCTTCCAGAAACTCTGGAAAGATGAATGTCTAATAActctgatggttgaataaaataaaccacagaTTAACAACAATGAATATCTTTGCTACAAATATGTCTAtctattcaataatttcacaggaagaaaaaaaaaagagtttttgaactgtaaatgttgctttatgtagtttatgtagtttttgattaaaatgcagGAAACTAATTACAGACCCGgcaattaacttgattaaaaatttgAATCAACTTGCTGTCCAGTGGTTGCGGCTCACCTGGTCATGTTCTGGATGCACTGGGCCCGGTAGTTTTCATAGTGACAGTCGTTGGTGGTGTCCTTCAGGTCGTGCATGTGTGTCCTAATCAGCATGTTCCTGAGCTTCCCGAAGTCACAGTGGGACGGGTTCTCCACTGCGGGAGGAGAGGAGGCCGACATGAGAGGCCGACACGCAGCGGGGGCGGCGGGTGCAGACTGCAGCTCGGGGTCTTACCCTCCACGATCCCCCACGGGTAGAGGCGGCCCCTcaccctctgacctctgacctccagcacAGTGTTCCCACCGATCACTGCAAACGGAAGGCTCTCCTGCAGCACCGACACAGAACGTTTGAACATCCTGCAGTTTTATGATCACGCTTACAAATAACTGCCAACGTTAATAAGGGGAATATTTCAATATTACATAAACGTGCACAGGGTAGAGTGGCAGATTTTAGTAATATGGGCTACATGTGCAGAGAATaaatcactgctttaatctgtaaccaaaaaaaaaaaacaaataaaccgaaaaatacaatatttgaggtggaaatatataaaaaaaaaaaaaacagcaaacatatTATTCCTGAGCAGATTCAGTTTACTGCTCAAAATTTCAGCGTACACGTTTTAGGCCCTTTCATTTCAGACCAGGCCCACCTTCAGCCCTTTATCCTGCTGTTTGATCTCCTCGTCTTCATCAGAGTCGCAGTCGGGGAACTGGTAGATCTTTATCCCAAACTTATCGATCTCTTCCCTCACCTGGAAGGACCAAACACAACAGGGATGTGACGAGTCGCAGCAGGAACACATATGCCTCAGCGTGCAGAGCCGGAACATTTCAGGAGAAACGTGGGCGCTGTGTGTGAAAGCTCCAAATTCACTTCACATTAAACCTCCTTATGGAGACGTCTGAGTCATTCTGAAAGTGCTCCAGAGTCTAAAGCTGACACTCTGCTGGCGAATGGGTTCTTTTTTGGCTGTTTGTTTAACTTACTTCAGACTAGAGAGTTCAAAAATAACTCATGGTTGTCATAACAACCATCACACGACACGGGTTGTTTTCATACTTCAAGCATGTAATTGCTGCACAGATTAAAAAGCATAGGTTCAAATTTCAAGATCTAAAAGTCTAAAAGTTAAGTAAGGGGAATTATAACGGAACTGGGGGATAAAGTCTGTGAAGCTGAATGGCCAACTGAGGTTTTGAGTTCTataggaaaagaaagaaagattgaATTTTGTCAtgtataaatttatttcaaaaattacataaaacacttttaatgtgCATCACAAATGGTGCAAACTGTATATTCACCATTATAATTATCACAATTGTCAGATTTGAAGTGATTTGGAGTTTTTTATGTAGACATTTATTATGAATTCCATGAAGGCgaacaaattaaacaattattctGCTACTTTTACCACCAGAAGAACTAAGATGGCATATTAGGGGTGTAGCAACAAAAGcagatttctgcaaaaaaaagtctgaaatttctAGGTTAATAtaacatttctagaaaaaagaaggaaatttcTGAATGCCAAAGGTCAACAatttggaagaaagaaaatggtgtTCCATAAATTGTCACATGTCACATGACTCGTTTGATGaatctcagaaactttcttggaaaaaaaaacatggaaatttctcattttgaaaagttgaataaTTGCtgtaaaaaactcaaaagttttgaaactaaTAGTAAACAAaattctaggaaaaaaaaaaaaaaacaaggacattttttactttgaaaagtcaaaaatttacaagacaaaaatataactttttaagcttggaaatttccaagtttcatGAGACTAATGTGAAATACGGCGTCATAAAGAAGAACACTTCTTTAGAGTTCCAGGTTCCAGCTCCCTGTCTGAATGTGGTTCTGCTGTTCATCACAGCTCTATAAACTCTCATTATTCCTCAGAAAATCCAGCTCCTGAAGTCAACAGATACCTGTTCTTTGAGCCTCTTTATCTCAGAAGGCGTGAGGCAGTCGGCCTTAGCGATGAGCGGAACCACGTTGACTTTATCCTGCAGGGCCTTCATGAACTCCACATCGATGGGACGGAGCCTGAGACAGGATGTTCACACAGCACACATTCagaacaatgaaaaaaacatttattttcagatttattcagtttttgagTTGGTGTTgcacttaaatatttcacatcattaatgagattttattatCGCACCGATGTAACcggagtaaatacaaaaaaaaaaaatactttttacatgatgatttcatttagtGAGGGAAAATGAGACTAGATGGATTAGATAACCATCATGAAATACTATCAATAATCATACCTCTGGGTTCTGTTAACCTCGCCGTTACATTGTCCCTGACACACACAAATTCCAAAAGTGATGAAAAACAAGTCGCTAGTTTGTAACGTTTCTAACACAGATCACTGCtgaccaaaaacacacaaagggtCATGTCACATGttccaatttttctttctgtgtttattcAGTGAAACTTatttgatgatttgaaacatgcaaatgtgacagaaactgaagaaatgtgcTCAAGTTCTAGACACGTACGCGTCAgagtatttgtgtgtgtatgcgtgtgtgtgtgcgtatgtgtgtgggtgagtgtgcgtgtgcgtgtgtgtgtgtgtgtattaccCTTGTCCAAATGGGGATATAAAGTAAAGGCAGCAGTGGACCCTGTTATCCTGGATGTTCTTCCTGTTCAGCCCACTTTCGTCCCTGAAGTATTGTTCAAACTGCTGGTTGATGTAGTCTGTTACTGGAGTCCAGCTACgaaacacaagcacacaccTTTCACTGCACGGCTGTTCTAGATGGCAGCAGAAAGTAACTTAGCCAAATAGCCGGAGAGTCAACATCTCCAGGGAAACAGCAGGAGCTGTGAGAGAGCTAGAAATATCATCAATAGAATGTGTCCACATGGCTCTCAGGCACTATGAGCCCACAAAGAGCTGTGGAAACCATAAACAGTCCATGACAGGAACACACCAATCCACTTTATTCTCCTCTGATACCAGATGAATtcacttcaaatgtttttctttacataaatgtactgaattacaaattaatttttttcaaaattccttTATGCTTTAACATGAAGTACAATGTCAAGGCAGTGCAATAGTTATATAGTTAACAGTGTACCGTTAACATACAAAGCTAATTGGGTTACAACACACCCAAttaaacacacatatatatatatatatatatatatatatatatatatatatatatatatatatatatatatatatatatatatatatatatatatatacacacctACATGAGATGCATGAAATGGATCAAGTCAGAATAAACATACTGTGTTAGccgacagaaacagaaacagaaacgtcaaaaaaataaataaagtaaagagGAGCACagttacaaatgtattttttaactcTACACCAGTACAGCTCACTTAAATACAGAGTCacaagtttggtcaaacatttaaaaccagctTTAATCTGTTCAGTCAGTGGGATTGGGAGTAGAACAgccaatgtgaaataaataatgacggactaaaataaaccacaacaaaccttctttcaaacaGTTCAGAAAGTTCAATAAgtaattctaaatataatgtcaaATCAATAACTAAAGATTATGCTGAATGGATCTGCCCTCATGAATGGGGCACATTGTCACCTGATCCAGAATGTTTTCAACATCAGGTCCGATactgatattaatatcagatcaTTGCGGTTCTAGTCCAAAGGTGGAACCTGCTGTGTGTTCCTCTCCATGCTGCTGCGTTTTGGTCTCACCTCTGTTCACAGCTGGAGACCATTCTGTTACTCAGCAACTGTCTGCAGGGGTGAAAGGTGAAATCATGCC
The sequence above is a segment of the Gambusia affinis linkage group LG17, SWU_Gaff_1.0, whole genome shotgun sequence genome. Coding sequences within it:
- the sept5b gene encoding septin 5b encodes the protein MTSISRYRSRALRAEDSEDREYVGFATLPNQLHRKSVKKGFDFTLMVAGEFGLGKSTLVNSLFLTDLYKERKLLNAEERIKQTVEITKRTVDIEEKGVKLKLTIVDVPGFGDAVNNTECWTPVTDYINQQFEQYFRDESGLNRKNIQDNRVHCCLYFISPFGQGLRPIDVEFMKALQDKVNVVPLIAKADCLTPSEIKRLKEQVREEIDKFGIKIYQFPDCDSDEDEEIKQQDKGLKESLPFAVIGGNTVLEVRGQRVRGRLYPWGIVEVENPSHCDFGKLRNMLIRTHMHDLKDTTNDCHYENYRAQCIQNMTSKMNADKRVESPAPILPLSTPAVETEKLIKRKDEELRRMQQMLQKMQQQMHGQDL